In the Malania oleifera isolate guangnan ecotype guangnan chromosome 1, ASM2987363v1, whole genome shotgun sequence genome, one interval contains:
- the LOC131166345 gene encoding GDSL esterase/lipase At5g55050 gives MGCYVNVLCDMRVLCWIMFVLVGVRSDGGGVSSPAPEEESGGGGVPAVFVLGDSLVDVGNNNHLKLSLAKADFPHNGIDFPSHKPTGRFTNGKNAADFLSEKVGLPTSPPYLALLSKNSSAAAFLAGVSFASGGAGIFDDTDKKYRQSIPLTSQVDDYERVYGEIVKELGSDAAKARLSKSIFFVVIGSNDIFAYFKSGRSGSRLRSSSTPQRYVDLMASTLKAQLKRMHGLGGRKFVVAGIGMIGCCPSQRLKNETGGCHEAENYLSLQYNQLLTSSLQQLKSELPDMKYTFFDTYAVLNNISQKPAAYGFNEVKAACCGLGDLKARVPCLPIASYCSDRRSHLFWDFFHPTEATARIFVENIFDGPQQYASPVNVRQLVAL, from the exons ATGGGTTGCTATGTTAATGTTTTGTGTGATATGAGGGTTTTGTGCTGGATCATGTTCGTGTTGGTCGGAGTGAGGAGTGATGGCGGTGGTGTTTCTTCACCGGCGCCGGAGGAGGAAAGCGGCGGGGGAGGTGTGCCGGCGGTGTTCGTGTTGGGGGACTCGCTTGTGGATGTGGGGAACAACAACCACTTGAAGCTGTCTCTGGCCAAAGCCGATTTCCCCCACAACGGCATCGACTTCCCTTCCCACAAACCCACTGGCCGTTTCACCAACGGCAAGAACGCCGCTGATTTTCTTT CTGAGAAAGTGGGCCTACCGACTTCACCCCCATACCTGGCCCTGTTGTCCAAAAACAGCAGCGCCGCCGCTTTTCTCGCCGGCGTCAGCTTTGCCTCCGGCGGTGCCGGCATCTTTGACGACACGGacaaaaaatat CGTCAGTCAATTCCTCTGACGTCGCAAGTGGACGACTACGAGAGGGTGTACGGGGAGATTGTGAAGGAGCTAGGGTCAGATGCTGCAAAGGCACGCTTGTCAAAGTCGATTTTTTTTGTCGTGATTGGAAGCAACGACATCTTCGCGTACTTCAAGTCGGGCAGAAGCGGGTCCAGGCTCCGCAGCTCTTCCACCCCTCAGCGCTACGTGGATTTGATGGCTTCCACCCTCAAAGCTCAACTTAAG CGGATGCACGGCCTTGGGGGGCGTAAGTTTGTGGTGGCAGGGATTGGGATGATCGGGTGCTGTCCTTCGCAGAGGCTTAAAAATGAAACAGGAGGATGCCATGAGGCAGAAAACTATTTGTCCCTCCAGTACAACCAGCTCCTCACATCCAGCCTACAACAACTCAAGTCTGAGCTCCCCGACATGAAGTACACCTTCTTTGACACCTACGCCGTCTTGAACAACATTTCCCAGAAACCAGCTGCTTATG GATTTAATGAAGTCAAGGCAGCATGTTGTGGGCTTGGGGACCTAAAAGCCAGGGTTCCTTGTCTGCCAATAGCAAGCTACTGCTCTGACAGAAGGAGCCATCTGTTCTGGGATTTTTTCCATCCAACGGAGGCCACTGCTCGCATCTTCGTCGAGAATATATTTGATGGGCCACAACAGTACGCCTCTCCTGTCAATGTTAGGCAGCTAGTTGCTCTGTAA
- the LOC131160070 gene encoding transcription factor MYB101-like, whose translation MVPNDDGSVNDDGLLCLSGGAGGGGGGGDGGFGGGGGGATSMTTSGKTLKKGPWTTAEDAILVEYVRKHGEGNWNAVQRNSGLARCGKSCRLRWANHLRPNLKKGAFTPDEERIIFELHARYGNKWARMATHLPGRTDNEIKNFWNTRVKRRLRQGLPLYPLDIHPVHSTNAVSAAAYSLQNALISPRALHHQSPLSPSLSLPTHLSSPHHQLSSATPISSPHSLSSPHHHHHHLFLPSPTLSHSPLSPPPHPHTPIPHSPPILSPPLYRFGRLRNTGAPLTPSIPHSQPPVAPSPILSSPLSTPLSSQMSTPQLSPIHFEPKSPPAQQTQFRMDEIGATPGLGLVLKPEFPSNQIFQTMPISEPMKTQRHQSSQGDGGLLDDLLKEAQTMVGIRAGDGLEDQKRSPTNGFGSWFSDSTGNLESEPIGHWNDSSSVHSSAGAMKMNEEAGECLQGEEDEDLTDLLINAYPFGMKVPDWCSSSGDELNGQSSGLTDDSGVVKTTQHPQRQPSSSLSTDNASCSSWSYMPRIC comes from the exons ATGGTGCCCAACGACGACGGATCAGTGAATGATGATGGGCTTTTATGTTTGAGTGGCGGagctggaggaggaggaggaggaggagatggGGGttttggtggtggtggtggtggcgcAACGTCAATGACGACATCGGGGAAGACGCTGAAGAAGGGCCCATGGACGACGGCGGAGGACGCGATCTTGGTAGAGTACGTGAGGAAGCACGGGGAAGGCAACTGGAATGCCGTGCAGAGGAACTCCGGGTTGGCCCGCTGCGGCAAGAGCTGCCGCTTGCGCTGGGCCAACCACCTCCGCCCTAATCTCAAGAAGGGTGCCTTCACTCCCGATGAGGAACGCATTATTTTCGAGCTCCACGCCAGATACGGCAACAAATGGGCTCGCATGGCCACTCAC TTGCCTGGTCGAACAGACAATGAAATCAAGAATTTCTGGAACACGAGAGTGAAGCGGCGACTCCGGCAAGGCCTACCCTTGTACCCACTAGACATACATCCCGTCCATTCTACCAACGCCGTCTCCGCTGCCGCCTATAGCCTTCAGAACGCCCTCATTAGCCCCCGCGCCCTCCACCACCAATCGCCCCTCtccccctccctctctctccccacCCACCTCTCCTCCCCTCATCACCAACTCTCCTCTGCCACCCCTATCTCCTCCCCCCACTCTCTTTCCTCCcctcaccaccaccaccaccacctctTCCTGCCATCACCCACTCTCTCTCATTCCCCCCTCTCTCCTCCTCCTCACCCTCACACCCCCATTCCCCACTCCCCTCCCATCCTCTCTCCGCCTCTCTACCGATTCGGCCGCCTCCGCAACACCGGCGCTCCCCTCACCCCTTCCATCCCCCACAGCCAACCCCCGGTCGCGCCATCTCCCATCCTCAGTTCTCCTCTCTCCACCCCGCTCTCATCCCAAATGTCCACGCCCCAATTAAGCCCAATCCATTTCGAACCCAAGTCCCCTCCAGCTCAGCAAACTCAATTTCGGATGGACGAAATTGGGGCTACGCCCGGATTGGGTTTAGTCCTCAAACCGGAGTTCCCTTCAAACCAAATATTTCAAACAATGCCCATTAGCGAGCCGATGAAGACACAGCGGCATCAATCGAGTCAGGGCGACGGCGGATTGCTAGATGATTTGCTGAAAGAGGCACAGACCATGGTGGGCATTAGAGCAGGAGATGGCTTGGAAGATCAGAAACGCAGTCCCACCAATGGGTTTGGGTCGTGGTTCAGCGATAGCACTGGCAACCTCGAGTCAGAACCCATCGGCCATTGGAATGATTCCAGCTCTGTTCATTCCTCTGCAG gAGCGATGAAGATGAATGAAGAAGCAGGGGAATGCTTGCAGGGGGAGGAAGACGAGGACTTGACAGACCTGCTAATAAATGCATATCCATTCGGCATGAAGGTCCCAGACTGGTGCAGCAGCAGCGGCGATGAGCTAAACGGGCAATCCTCAGGCTTGACAGATGACAGTGGTGTGGTGAAGACGACGCAGCATCCTCAACGCCAGCCTTCTTCATCCTTATCGACTGACAATGCTTCCTGCTCTTCTTGGAGCTACATGCCCCGCATCTGCTAG